The following are encoded in a window of Acidobacteriota bacterium genomic DNA:
- a CDS encoding MBL fold metallo-hydrolase, translated as MRRTLALLTAGCVLAAPAAAQDVDEVLQAAAETMGDVSTIRYSGSGWVANMGQSHTPADDWPRFEVTAYDRTISYDHRASYEIYTRRQGDYPALGGGTPLQGEQQRVFFTLGEHTWTLAGDDPVPQPANAEIRQLDIWMSPHGFLKAAAEADDASATGLVLEGRPLTIVSFTALGRFRVNGTINEDNLVERVLTWVPNPYFGDMIYDHRYTAYQEFDGVMFPTVLHSHQGDPRLNPGHNWMEITVTGVHPNLDIDREPVVPDAVLEATVPPVVARSTQMAPGVWRVSGGSHHSIGVEFDDFLAVVEAPQSEARSLAVIAELRRRVPDKPIRYVVNTHHHVDHAGGLRTYVAQSAAVVTHEANRDFYLDVFLHPGTRSLEPDILSSLMPWFAPNRIPALELVSDGYTLTDGERVMNVHAVPDVGHVGTMLVVHLPAERILVNADLYSPRLPSAEPPPVNDNMRALAATIERLGLDVARHVGVHGLVGSHVDFLRILNGQ; from the coding sequence GAGACGATGGGCGACGTGAGCACGATCCGGTACTCCGGGAGCGGGTGGGTGGCCAACATGGGGCAGAGCCACACGCCGGCCGACGACTGGCCGCGTTTCGAGGTGACCGCCTACGACCGCACCATCAGCTACGACCATCGCGCGTCGTACGAGATCTACACGCGCCGTCAGGGCGACTATCCCGCGCTCGGCGGCGGCACGCCGCTGCAGGGGGAGCAGCAGCGCGTCTTCTTCACCCTCGGCGAGCATACCTGGACGCTCGCCGGGGACGACCCGGTGCCGCAGCCGGCCAACGCCGAGATCCGCCAGCTCGACATCTGGATGTCGCCGCACGGCTTCCTGAAGGCGGCGGCGGAAGCCGACGACGCTTCCGCGACCGGTCTGGTGCTCGAGGGGCGCCCGCTGACCATCGTGTCGTTCACCGCGCTGGGCAGGTTCCGCGTCAACGGCACCATCAACGAGGACAACCTCGTCGAGCGGGTCCTGACCTGGGTGCCGAACCCGTACTTCGGCGACATGATCTACGACCACCGCTACACGGCGTACCAGGAGTTCGACGGCGTGATGTTCCCGACCGTGCTGCATTCGCACCAGGGCGATCCACGGCTCAATCCCGGCCACAACTGGATGGAGATCACGGTGACCGGCGTGCACCCCAACCTCGACATCGACCGGGAGCCGGTGGTGCCGGACGCCGTGCTGGAGGCAACGGTGCCCCCCGTCGTCGCCCGGTCGACGCAGATGGCGCCGGGCGTGTGGCGGGTGTCGGGCGGCAGCCACCACAGCATCGGCGTGGAGTTCGACGACTTCCTGGCCGTGGTGGAGGCGCCGCAGAGCGAGGCGCGCTCGCTCGCGGTGATCGCCGAGCTGCGGCGGCGCGTGCCGGACAAGCCGATCCGCTACGTCGTCAACACGCACCACCACGTGGACCACGCCGGCGGCCTGCGGACCTACGTCGCGCAGAGCGCCGCGGTCGTCACGCACGAGGCGAACCGCGACTTCTACCTGGACGTGTTCCTCCATCCGGGCACGCGCTCGCTGGAGCCGGACATCCTGTCGAGCCTGATGCCGTGGTTTGCGCCCAACCGCATCCCGGCGCTGGAGCTGGTGAGCGACGGCTACACGCTGACCGACGGCGAGCGGGTGATGAACGTCCACGCCGTGCCGGACGTCGGCCACGTGGGGACGATGCTGGTCGTACACCTGCCGGCGGAGCGGATCCTGGTCAACGCGGACCTCTACTCGCCGCGGTTGCCGAGCGCCGAGCCGCCTCCCGTGAACGACAACATGCGGGCGCTGGCCGCGACCATCGAGCGGCTCGGGCTGGACGTGGCCCGGCACGTCGGCGTGCACGGCCTGGTGGGGTCGCACGTCGACTTCCTGCGGATCCTGAACGGCCAGTAG